One region of Micromonospora ureilytica genomic DNA includes:
- the larB gene encoding nickel pincer cofactor biosynthesis protein LarB, which produces MDVDRLSRTGDPEVVYGAGKTPEQVTGAMRALRVAHPDTPILATRLSDEAMARCADEFGADVVDPVCRVAVVGPARTPVGTVAIACGGTSDLPVARECAATVAVFGARPDLVVDVGVAGLHRLLAERDRIARADVVVAIAGMEAALPSVLGGLIGSPLIAVPTSVGYGWHLDGLTAWLATLNSCAPGVLTVNVDNGFGAGVAAARIARRMSSCAAAK; this is translated from the coding sequence ATGGACGTGGACCGTCTGTCGCGCACCGGCGACCCCGAGGTGGTTTACGGCGCGGGCAAAACCCCCGAGCAGGTGACCGGCGCGATGCGCGCGTTGCGCGTCGCCCACCCCGACACGCCGATCCTCGCCACCCGGCTCAGCGACGAGGCCATGGCCCGCTGCGCCGACGAGTTCGGCGCCGATGTGGTGGACCCCGTGTGCCGGGTCGCGGTGGTCGGCCCCGCCCGGACGCCCGTGGGCACGGTCGCCATCGCCTGCGGCGGCACGAGCGACCTACCGGTAGCCCGCGAGTGCGCGGCCACTGTGGCCGTCTTCGGCGCCAGACCGGACCTCGTGGTGGACGTGGGTGTGGCCGGCCTGCACCGACTACTGGCCGAGCGTGACCGCATCGCCCGCGCCGACGTCGTCGTGGCGATCGCCGGGATGGAGGCCGCACTGCCGTCCGTCCTCGGCGGACTGATCGGCAGCCCGCTGATCGCGGTGCCCACCAGCGTCGGCTACGGCTGGCACCTGGACGGTCTGACCGCGTGGCTGGCCACACTGAACTCGTGTGCGCCGGGCGTGTTGACGGTCAATGTGGACAACGGCTTCGGCGCCGGCGTCGCCGCCGCCCGGATCGCCCGCCGCATGTCGAGCTGCGCGGCCGCGAAATGA
- the larE gene encoding ATP-dependent sacrificial sulfur transferase LarE — protein sequence MNSGADTSRSFQYCRTVRPDDWACGAADQLVAEFTRYGKTLVAFSGGVDSSVALAAAVRALDPADVAAVTAVSAAVPAAEVAAARDFCAGLGVAHHVLGTREMEVEGYRENGPRRCYFCKSTLIDAVRELADRLGFQTVVTGTNASDVVAGFRPGIAAAAERAARTPLADLAMDKPTVRAVARLWGLDTAAKPAAACLASRIAYGVAISPARLARVELAESAARRLLDPHGVVDLRVRDLGDGVRLEVDAPAVERARGDQRLVAAIRAAGFPDEPITVEAFRSGSMNELLHDPDHWR from the coding sequence ATGAATTCCGGTGCGGACACCTCACGCTCCTTCCAGTACTGTCGAACTGTGAGACCTGATGATTGGGCCTGCGGGGCGGCGGATCAGCTCGTCGCGGAATTCACACGATACGGCAAAACGCTCGTGGCATTCTCCGGTGGCGTGGACTCCAGCGTCGCCCTCGCGGCGGCGGTGCGGGCTCTGGACCCGGCCGATGTCGCGGCGGTGACGGCGGTCTCGGCCGCGGTTCCCGCCGCTGAGGTGGCCGCGGCCCGCGACTTCTGCGCCGGGCTCGGCGTGGCGCACCACGTGCTCGGCACCCGCGAGATGGAGGTCGAGGGCTACCGCGAGAACGGCCCGCGCCGGTGCTACTTCTGCAAGAGCACGCTCATCGACGCGGTGCGTGAGCTGGCCGACCGGCTCGGCTTCCAGACCGTGGTGACCGGCACGAACGCCTCGGACGTGGTGGCCGGCTTCCGACCCGGGATCGCGGCCGCCGCCGAGCGTGCCGCCCGTACACCGTTGGCCGACCTGGCGATGGACAAGCCGACGGTGCGCGCGGTGGCCCGGCTCTGGGGGCTGGACACGGCCGCCAAGCCGGCCGCCGCGTGCCTGGCCAGCCGCATCGCGTACGGCGTGGCCATCTCGCCGGCCCGGCTGGCCCGGGTGGAGTTGGCCGAGTCGGCCGCGCGCCGCCTGCTGGACCCGCACGGGGTGGTCGACCTGCGGGTCCGTGACCTGGGCGACGGCGTGCGCCTGGAGGTCGACGCGCCCGCCGTGGAGCGGGCCCGAGGCGACCAGCGACTCGTGGCGGCCATCCGCGCGGCCGGGTTCCCCGACGAGCCGATCACCGTCGAGGCGTTCCGCTCCGGATCGATGAACGAGCTGCTCCACGACCCGGACCACTGGCGCTGA
- a CDS encoding HAD-IB family hydrolase, whose amino-acid sequence MNYNPGDQPVTPNWSLDGAHVLLTGVTGFLGQASLERLLADHPNTRVTVLVRGRGATSGADRVAGLTRKPVFRTLRRRIGGPALAELLAERVTVIEGDLTDAVPALPEDLTTVIHCASTVSFDPPIDDAFQVNVGGLVNLYDAIVALPRRPHVLHVSTAYVAGARKGVVAEAPLDHDVDWDAELTAALAARAEVERASRRPEALRTLLAEARAEHGKAGPQATARAAEEARRRRVTERLVDYGRLRAHSVGWPDVYTFTKALGERVAEQYARDEGLRVSVVRPAIVQSALRHPFPGWFDSFKMVDPIILSYGRGTLPDFPGLPDAVVDIVPIDLVTNALLAVAAVEPEPGTPVYYHVGTGARNPLTQRQLDENIRNYFRRHPLPEAGRGHIAVPTWRFPGASQIERRLRAGERAVSFAERALLRLPASPRTRDWMTKVHKETKRIESLRRLSTLYGVYTEVEAIYTDGNVLALHRRLPDEVVSRGSFDAAEVDWPHYLQEVHCPSITALLRQSVTRRPRSNRRGQLPEGRDTVAVFDLEGTVVASNLIEAFLWARLADRPKGTWARELAALAGAAPRYLRAEQRSRGEFIRTFMRRYAGASEDALRELIRDRLGDALLRRSLPEAIRQVRAHRAAGHRTILITGTADILIESLRPLFDDVVASRLHVRDGVLTGFLAAPPLVGEARLAWLRQHAEDIGADLSSSYAYGDSFSDRSLLEGVGNPVAVNPDPKLFRHAKRHNWRIEEWGGHTVGPVETMVELTTSAAGPGARGAAR is encoded by the coding sequence GTGAATTACAACCCGGGCGACCAACCCGTCACGCCGAACTGGTCTCTCGACGGTGCGCACGTGCTCCTCACCGGGGTGACCGGGTTCCTGGGGCAGGCATCGCTGGAGCGGCTGCTCGCCGACCACCCCAACACCCGGGTGACGGTGCTGGTGCGCGGTCGGGGCGCGACATCGGGCGCCGACCGTGTCGCCGGGTTGACGCGCAAGCCGGTGTTCCGCACGCTGCGCCGCCGCATTGGCGGGCCGGCGCTCGCGGAGCTGCTGGCCGAGCGCGTCACGGTCATCGAGGGCGACCTCACCGACGCCGTGCCGGCGCTGCCCGAGGACCTGACCACTGTCATCCACTGTGCGTCCACGGTGTCCTTCGACCCGCCGATCGACGACGCGTTCCAGGTCAACGTCGGCGGTCTGGTCAACCTCTACGACGCGATCGTCGCGCTGCCACGGCGTCCGCACGTGCTGCACGTCTCCACGGCCTACGTCGCCGGCGCCCGCAAGGGTGTCGTGGCGGAGGCGCCACTTGACCATGACGTCGACTGGGACGCCGAGCTCACCGCCGCGCTGGCCGCCCGCGCCGAGGTGGAGCGCGCCTCCCGCCGTCCGGAGGCACTGCGCACGCTGTTGGCCGAGGCCCGCGCCGAGCACGGCAAGGCCGGCCCGCAGGCGACGGCGCGGGCCGCGGAGGAGGCGCGGCGCCGACGGGTGACCGAGCGGCTTGTCGACTACGGCAGACTGCGGGCGCACAGCGTCGGCTGGCCGGATGTCTACACGTTCACCAAGGCGCTGGGGGAGCGGGTCGCCGAGCAGTACGCCCGCGACGAAGGGCTGCGCGTCTCCGTCGTGCGCCCGGCGATCGTGCAGAGCGCCCTGCGTCACCCGTTCCCCGGCTGGTTCGACTCCTTCAAGATGGTGGATCCGATCATCCTGTCGTACGGGCGCGGCACGCTGCCGGACTTCCCGGGCCTGCCCGACGCGGTGGTGGACATCGTCCCCATCGACCTGGTCACCAACGCTCTCCTCGCGGTCGCGGCCGTCGAGCCGGAACCCGGCACGCCGGTCTACTACCACGTCGGCACCGGCGCGCGGAATCCGCTCACCCAACGCCAGCTGGACGAGAACATCCGCAACTACTTCCGCCGTCATCCGCTGCCCGAGGCGGGTCGGGGCCACATCGCGGTGCCGACCTGGCGGTTTCCCGGTGCCAGCCAGATCGAGCGGAGACTGCGCGCCGGTGAGCGCGCCGTCTCGTTCGCCGAACGGGCGCTGCTGCGGCTACCGGCCTCGCCGCGCACGCGGGACTGGATGACGAAGGTGCACAAGGAGACCAAGCGGATCGAGTCGCTGCGCCGGCTGTCCACCCTCTACGGCGTCTACACCGAGGTAGAGGCCATCTATACCGACGGCAACGTGCTGGCGCTGCACCGCCGATTGCCCGATGAGGTGGTCAGCCGGGGCAGCTTCGACGCCGCCGAGGTGGACTGGCCGCACTACCTACAGGAGGTGCACTGCCCGAGCATCACCGCGCTGTTGAGGCAGTCGGTGACCCGGCGTCCCCGCTCCAACAGGCGCGGGCAGCTGCCGGAGGGCCGCGACACCGTGGCGGTCTTCGACCTGGAGGGCACGGTGGTGGCGTCCAACCTCATCGAGGCTTTCCTGTGGGCCCGCCTGGCCGACCGGCCGAAGGGCACCTGGGCCAGGGAACTCGCCGCGCTCGCCGGCGCCGCGCCGCGCTATCTGCGCGCCGAGCAGCGCAGCCGCGGCGAGTTCATCCGAACCTTCATGCGACGGTACGCCGGCGCCTCGGAGGATGCCCTGCGTGAACTGATCAGGGACCGGCTGGGTGACGCGCTGCTGCGGCGGTCGCTGCCGGAGGCGATCCGGCAGGTTCGCGCGCATCGTGCGGCCGGCCACCGCACGATCCTGATCACCGGCACCGCGGACATCCTCATCGAATCGCTGCGGCCGCTGTTCGACGACGTGGTCGCGAGCCGGCTGCACGTGCGCGACGGCGTGCTGACCGGCTTCCTGGCCGCTCCACCACTTGTGGGCGAGGCCCGACTGGCCTGGCTCCGCCAGCACGCCGAGGACATCGGCGCCGACCTGAGCAGCTCGTACGCGTACGGCGACAGCTTCTCCGACCGATCACTTCTTGAGGGGGTGGGCAATCCGGTGGCCGTCAACCCCGATCCCAAGCTGTTCCGGCACGCCAAGCGCCACAACTGGCGCATCGAGGAGTGGGGTGGTCACACGGTCGGTCCGGTCGAGACGATGGTGGAGCTGACCACGTCGGCTGCCGGCCCCGGCGCGCGGGGAGCGGCCCGATGA
- a CDS encoding zinc-dependent alcohol dehydrogenase, translating into MMPALEYRQSTPRFLAARGASSTRLGGRMSGVLASNVAPLRLVHRAEPSLPAGEWVRLRPLLSGICGSDVSLLTGRSSPYFGAVVSMPFVPGHEVVAETLDDLPGLAKGSRVVVDPVLSCAVRGGTPCRWCVAGQHSRCDRVTAGRVSAGLQTGYCTDTGGGWGRQMVAHAAQLHQVPDTLDDRRAVLVEPLACAVHSVRRANVPAGAAVLIVGAGTVGLLTLLALRALTKAGPIYVVAKHAHQHARARELGATEVFQPSRAARAVRRACGGTLEQPMIGGDFLLGGADVAFECTGAGSGLDMALRLVRAGGTVLLSGMPSGGVDLTPVWFRELNLVGSYASSGSATSPAAGPETDEQGTAEPAGGAFAEAMALAAEAPLDGYVDAIYPLSRWREALGHAAKAGQLGAVKVAFDPSRN; encoded by the coding sequence ATGATGCCGGCCCTGGAATACCGCCAGTCCACCCCCCGCTTCCTCGCCGCCCGTGGCGCCAGCTCCACCCGGCTCGGCGGTCGGATGTCCGGCGTGCTGGCCAGCAACGTGGCGCCGCTTCGTCTGGTGCACCGCGCCGAGCCCAGCCTGCCCGCCGGCGAGTGGGTTCGGCTGCGGCCGTTGCTGTCCGGCATCTGCGGCTCGGACGTCAGCCTGTTGACGGGCCGCTCGTCGCCATACTTCGGCGCTGTCGTGTCGATGCCGTTCGTGCCCGGGCACGAGGTGGTCGCGGAGACCCTGGACGACCTGCCCGGCCTGGCCAAGGGCAGCCGCGTGGTGGTCGACCCGGTGCTGTCCTGCGCGGTGCGTGGCGGCACGCCCTGCCGCTGGTGCGTCGCGGGGCAGCACAGCCGGTGCGACCGGGTGACCGCCGGTCGCGTCTCCGCCGGCCTGCAGACCGGCTACTGCACCGACACCGGCGGCGGCTGGGGTCGACAGATGGTCGCCCACGCCGCCCAGTTGCACCAGGTGCCGGACACGTTGGACGACCGCCGGGCGGTGCTCGTCGAGCCGCTGGCCTGCGCGGTGCATTCGGTCCGCCGGGCGAACGTGCCGGCGGGCGCGGCCGTGTTGATCGTCGGCGCCGGCACGGTGGGACTGCTGACCCTGCTGGCGTTGCGCGCCCTGACCAAGGCCGGCCCCATCTACGTGGTCGCCAAGCACGCGCACCAGCACGCCCGGGCCCGCGAGCTCGGGGCGACCGAGGTGTTCCAGCCGTCCCGCGCTGCCCGTGCGGTGCGCCGCGCCTGCGGTGGCACGCTGGAGCAGCCCATGATCGGCGGTGACTTCCTGCTCGGCGGTGCGGATGTGGCGTTCGAGTGCACAGGCGCCGGGTCCGGTCTGGACATGGCGCTGCGGCTGGTCCGCGCCGGCGGCACGGTGCTGCTGTCCGGGATGCCCTCCGGCGGCGTGGACCTGACACCGGTGTGGTTCCGGGAGTTGAACCTCGTCGGGTCGTACGCCTCCAGCGGCAGCGCGACGAGCCCGGCCGCCGGGCCCGAGACCGATGAGCAGGGGACCGCCGAGCCCGCTGGTGGCGCGTTCGCCGAGGCCATGGCGCTGGCCGCCGAGGCTCCTCTGGACGGCTACGTCGACGCGATCTACCCGCTGTCGCGCTGGCGGGAGGCGCTCGGTCACGCCGCCAAGGCTGGGCAGTTGGGCGCCGTCAAGGTCGCCTTCGACCCCAGCCGGAACTGA
- a CDS encoding lactate racemase domain-containing protein: MSRPGFVLEVDERTPPLLVHQGEGFLLERFPLGTRVVYPPDSLPPVANVDAAIQRALMQPVDSPPLPDLLRSGMRLTIVFDDISLPLPQMRPPDIRQRVIEHVLELAAEAGVDDVELIAANSLHRRMTPAELKRIVGERVFRAFFPKHLRNHDAEDPDGLVHLGTTAHGEDVEINRRAAESDLIVYANINLTAMSGGSKSVTVGLGSYRSLRHHHNVHTLRHSRSFNDPPNSAMHHSYDRMAEVLGEAVKVFTIETTLNLDSFPNHVGFLNRREWEWGIGDQLSYLAAKRANDLAPPKLRRRLWQSNDAPYGVTGVNAGRPDSVHPLTLANVHRQQLTEVQGQSDIGVWGLPFICPYNVNSIMNPILVMSLGLGYFFNLYRNQPIVRRGGVGIFYHPMPKEFHPVHHPSYIDFFEEVLPQTTDPAAIEAKYEQQFATDPWYTHLYRTSYAYHGVHPFYMWYWGAHAMEHLGDVIFVGADRKTAAVMGFRAASSLADALEMARDTVGSSPSITYLHAPPVTLADVR; this comes from the coding sequence ATGAGCAGACCTGGCTTCGTGCTCGAGGTCGATGAGCGTACGCCGCCGCTGCTCGTACACCAGGGGGAGGGTTTCCTCCTCGAGCGGTTCCCGCTCGGCACGCGGGTGGTGTACCCGCCGGACTCACTGCCGCCCGTCGCCAACGTCGACGCCGCCATCCAACGCGCGCTGATGCAGCCGGTGGATTCTCCGCCGCTGCCCGACCTGCTGCGCTCCGGGATGCGACTGACGATCGTCTTCGACGACATCTCGCTCCCGTTGCCGCAGATGCGCCCGCCGGACATCCGGCAGCGGGTGATCGAGCACGTGCTGGAGCTCGCCGCCGAGGCAGGCGTGGACGACGTCGAGCTGATCGCGGCGAACTCGTTGCACCGCCGGATGACGCCGGCCGAGCTGAAGCGGATCGTCGGGGAGCGGGTGTTCCGGGCGTTCTTCCCCAAGCACCTGCGTAACCACGATGCCGAGGACCCGGATGGGCTGGTCCACCTGGGCACCACAGCGCACGGCGAGGACGTGGAGATCAACCGGCGGGCCGCCGAGAGCGACCTGATTGTGTACGCCAACATCAACCTCACCGCGATGAGCGGCGGCAGCAAGTCGGTCACCGTGGGGCTCGGCTCCTACCGGAGCCTGCGCCACCACCACAACGTCCACACGCTGCGCCACTCGCGCTCCTTCAACGACCCGCCGAATTCGGCCATGCACCACTCGTACGACCGGATGGCCGAGGTGCTGGGCGAGGCTGTCAAGGTCTTCACGATCGAGACCACGCTGAACCTGGACTCCTTCCCCAACCACGTCGGCTTCCTCAACCGCCGGGAGTGGGAGTGGGGGATCGGCGACCAGCTCTCCTATCTGGCGGCCAAGCGGGCCAACGACCTGGCGCCGCCCAAGCTGCGTCGGCGTCTCTGGCAGAGCAACGACGCGCCGTACGGGGTGACAGGTGTCAACGCCGGCCGGCCGGACTCGGTGCACCCGCTCACCCTCGCCAACGTGCACCGCCAGCAGCTCACCGAGGTGCAGGGCCAGAGTGACATCGGCGTGTGGGGTCTGCCCTTCATCTGCCCGTACAACGTCAACTCGATCATGAACCCGATCCTGGTGATGTCGCTGGGCCTGGGCTATTTCTTCAACCTCTACCGCAATCAGCCGATCGTGCGGCGCGGCGGGGTGGGCATCTTCTACCACCCGATGCCGAAGGAGTTCCACCCCGTGCACCACCCCAGCTACATCGACTTCTTCGAGGAGGTCCTGCCGCAGACCACCGACCCGGCGGCGATCGAGGCGAAGTACGAGCAGCAGTTCGCCACCGACCCGTGGTACACCCACCTGTACCGGACCAGCTACGCCTACCACGGCGTGCACCCGTTCTACATGTGGTACTGGGGGGCCCACGCGATGGAGCACCTCGGTGACGTGATCTTCGTCGGCGCCGACCGTAAGACGGCGGCGGTGATGGGCTTCCGGGCGGCCTCCTCGCTCGCCGACGCGCTGGAGATGGCGCGTGACACCGTCGGGTCGAGCCCGAGCATCACCTACCTGCACGCCCCGCCGGTGACGCTGGCGGACGTCCGATGA
- a CDS encoding lysophospholipid acyltransferase family protein, whose product MRLIDEVRLLRGRRDWRGRATTPRSAEPYEIRRERSEFPTDWARTRAARAVRFGLQRGVLKSVAWTQTHPVVRGTEYLDGLQGPAVFVSNHASHLDTPLILGSVPRRFARRLAVGAAADYFFDARWRAVVTSLVFNAFPIERQGDQRLRSRATKLLADGWSLLLFPEGSRSADGWMTGMRLGAAHLCCTHGVPAVPVALRGTFGAMPRGRNWPMPGRRTVVVRYGRPLWPREGEGARAFHERMSAAVGRLWVEEEVGWYRSLRTPPAVAVASTAGPQAADWRRMWESTRPLPAADGRPARRIWPTSRS is encoded by the coding sequence GTGCGCCTGATCGACGAGGTGAGGCTGCTGCGCGGCCGTCGCGACTGGCGTGGCCGGGCTACCACGCCTCGCTCCGCCGAGCCGTACGAGATCCGCCGGGAGCGCTCCGAGTTCCCGACTGACTGGGCCCGGACGCGGGCGGCGAGGGCGGTCCGCTTCGGCCTGCAGCGGGGGGTGCTCAAGTCGGTGGCCTGGACCCAGACCCACCCGGTCGTGCGCGGCACGGAGTACCTCGACGGGTTGCAGGGTCCGGCCGTCTTCGTCTCCAACCACGCGAGTCACCTGGATACGCCGCTGATCCTCGGCTCGGTGCCCCGTCGGTTCGCGCGGCGGCTGGCCGTCGGTGCGGCCGCCGACTACTTCTTCGACGCACGCTGGCGCGCCGTCGTGACGTCGCTGGTGTTCAACGCCTTCCCGATCGAGCGGCAGGGCGATCAGCGGCTGCGCAGCCGCGCCACCAAGCTGCTCGCCGACGGGTGGAGCCTGCTGCTCTTCCCGGAGGGCAGCAGGTCCGCCGACGGCTGGATGACCGGGATGCGGCTGGGCGCGGCCCATCTGTGCTGCACGCACGGGGTGCCGGCGGTGCCGGTCGCGCTGCGCGGCACGTTCGGTGCCATGCCGCGCGGACGGAACTGGCCGATGCCTGGGCGCCGCACCGTCGTGGTTCGCTACGGCCGGCCACTGTGGCCGCGCGAAGGCGAGGGGGCACGGGCGTTCCACGAGCGGATGTCGGCTGCTGTCGGCCGGCTGTGGGTGGAGGAGGAGGTCGGCTGGTACCGCTCTCTGCGTACCCCGCCGGCGGTTGCGGTAGCCTCCACCGCCGGGCCGCAGGCCGCCGATTGGCGGCGGATGTGGGAGTCGACGCGTCCGCTGCCGGCGGCCGACGGCCGGCCGGCCCGGCGGATCTGGCCGACCAGTCGGTCGTGA